A window from Electrophorus electricus isolate fEleEle1 chromosome 7, fEleEle1.pri, whole genome shotgun sequence encodes these proteins:
- the fam131a gene encoding protein FAM131A isoform X2, with protein sequence MLPKSRKALSIQEIAALARSSLNGISQVVKDHVTKPTAMAQGRVAHLIEWKGWSKPLDPSSATLQSHFNSYSHLSEGEQEARFAAGVAEQFAIAEAKLRAWNSVDEEDVDEDCSEEDLPQNNDLTITSQNSDGVLSTQECPAPYQADTDSVHVTPSDNPLCSMGTNQSCLQEPCITQINCDDKANAEGAPPGKLRLPTEEVDRELGEGYKPNRHLLWSRGDSCYHSTSYSESGLSPEEEEEVEEGEDNVFQEVIRWYSVCRSISDTSGAVSFDDDEEEVEEASRQ encoded by the exons ATGCTCCCCAAGTCAAGAAAAGCCCTTAGCATCCAGGAAATTGCTGCTCTGGCCAGATCATCACTTAATG GCATCTCACAGGTGGTGAAAGACCATGTGACCAAGCCCACAGCAATGGCCCAGGGCAGAGTTGCTCATCTGATTGAGTGGAAAGGCTGGTCCAAGCCCCTAGACCCGTCGTCCGCTACTTTGCAGTCTCACTTCAACTCGTACTCCCACCTGAGTGAGGGGGAACAGGAAGCCCGGTTCGCAGCAG GGGTAGCTGAGCAGTTTGCCATTGCTGAGGCAAAGCTCCGGGCCTGGAATTCTGTCGATGAAGAGGATGTGGATGAAGACTGTTCTGAAGAGGATCTTCCTCAGAATAACGATTTAACTATTACTAGCCAGAATTCAG ACGGCGTGTTGTCCACTCAGGAGTGCCCAGCGCCATACCAGGCTGATACTGACAGTGTCCATGTCACGCCCTCCGATAACCCACTCTGCTCAATGGGCACGAACCAGAGCTGTCTGCAGGAACCCTGCATCACCCAGATTAACTGTGATGACAAGGCCAACGCAGAGGGAGCTCCTCCGGGAAAACTACGGCTCCCGACAGAGGAAGTTGACAGAGAGCTTGGTGAGGGCTATAAGCCAAACCGGCATCTTCTTTGGAGCAGGGGAGATTCCTGTTACCACTCCACCTCCTATTCAGAGTCTGGTCTATCtccagaagaagaggaggaggtggaggaaggagaggacaATGTGTTTCAGGAAGTCATCCGTTGGTACAGTGTCTGCAGGAGCATCTCCGATACTTCTGGAGCAGTGTcctttgatgatgatgaagaggaggtgGAAGAGGCCTCCAGGCAGTGA
- the fam131a gene encoding protein FAM131A isoform X1 codes for MLYPSAMLLTALPQLNLKVDEPIDMLPKSRKALSIQEIAALARSSLNGISQVVKDHVTKPTAMAQGRVAHLIEWKGWSKPLDPSSATLQSHFNSYSHLSEGEQEARFAAGVAEQFAIAEAKLRAWNSVDEEDVDEDCSEEDLPQNNDLTITSQNSDGVLSTQECPAPYQADTDSVHVTPSDNPLCSMGTNQSCLQEPCITQINCDDKANAEGAPPGKLRLPTEEVDRELGEGYKPNRHLLWSRGDSCYHSTSYSESGLSPEEEEEVEEGEDNVFQEVIRWYSVCRSISDTSGAVSFDDDEEEVEEASRQ; via the exons ATGCTTTATCCAAGTGCAATGCTTTTGACTGCATTACCCCAGTTGAATTTAAAG GTTGACGAGCCCATTGACATGCTCCCCAAGTCAAGAAAAGCCCTTAGCATCCAGGAAATTGCTGCTCTGGCCAGATCATCACTTAATG GCATCTCACAGGTGGTGAAAGACCATGTGACCAAGCCCACAGCAATGGCCCAGGGCAGAGTTGCTCATCTGATTGAGTGGAAAGGCTGGTCCAAGCCCCTAGACCCGTCGTCCGCTACTTTGCAGTCTCACTTCAACTCGTACTCCCACCTGAGTGAGGGGGAACAGGAAGCCCGGTTCGCAGCAG GGGTAGCTGAGCAGTTTGCCATTGCTGAGGCAAAGCTCCGGGCCTGGAATTCTGTCGATGAAGAGGATGTGGATGAAGACTGTTCTGAAGAGGATCTTCCTCAGAATAACGATTTAACTATTACTAGCCAGAATTCAG ACGGCGTGTTGTCCACTCAGGAGTGCCCAGCGCCATACCAGGCTGATACTGACAGTGTCCATGTCACGCCCTCCGATAACCCACTCTGCTCAATGGGCACGAACCAGAGCTGTCTGCAGGAACCCTGCATCACCCAGATTAACTGTGATGACAAGGCCAACGCAGAGGGAGCTCCTCCGGGAAAACTACGGCTCCCGACAGAGGAAGTTGACAGAGAGCTTGGTGAGGGCTATAAGCCAAACCGGCATCTTCTTTGGAGCAGGGGAGATTCCTGTTACCACTCCACCTCCTATTCAGAGTCTGGTCTATCtccagaagaagaggaggaggtggaggaaggagaggacaATGTGTTTCAGGAAGTCATCCGTTGGTACAGTGTCTGCAGGAGCATCTCCGATACTTCTGGAGCAGTGTcctttgatgatgatgaagaggaggtgGAAGAGGCCTCCAGGCAGTGA